From one Rhodanobacteraceae bacterium genomic stretch:
- a CDS encoding glutamine synthetase: MSEHALPAADAAVLTQIPGCEMIDLILPDLNGLLRGKRVTRDALGKIYQSGVCLPMSLIATDITGNTVEETGLGYDIGDEDRICRPVPGTLRPIPWQRKPMAQVLLSMEDAQGGQFIANPREVLRRVLLRYQALGLTPVVAVELEFYLLDADLLVDGRPQTSINPATGQRNRTTQVYYMEDLNDYQAYTDVLADVCRAQGIPADTAVAEYAPGQFEINLKHRADALAACDDAIYLKRAIKAVAGQQKMIASFMAKPFVDQAGSGTHIHVSLLDREGRNVFAGTPETPSPAMLAAIGGLQRTSSDCMLMFAPHANSYRRFVLNAFVPLNDCWGYNNRTVAMRIPHSDPANTRIEHRIAGADANPYLVTAAVLAGMLHGLEGGFDPGPPIVGNAYEQTEPRTLYWRDTIADFMRSEFIADTFGAEFRHIYGQQKLKEQQRFYREVTTLEYEWYLRQV, from the coding sequence ATGTCCGAACACGCCCTGCCGGCCGCCGATGCGGCGGTCCTGACGCAGATTCCCGGCTGCGAGATGATCGACCTGATCCTGCCCGATCTGAATGGCCTGCTGCGCGGCAAGCGGGTGACGCGCGATGCGCTCGGCAAGATCTATCAGTCCGGGGTGTGCCTGCCGATGTCGCTGATCGCCACCGACATCACCGGCAACACGGTGGAGGAAACCGGGCTGGGCTACGACATCGGCGACGAAGACCGCATCTGCCGCCCGGTGCCGGGCACGCTGCGGCCGATTCCGTGGCAGCGCAAGCCGATGGCGCAGGTGCTGCTGTCGATGGAGGACGCGCAGGGCGGCCAGTTCATCGCCAACCCGCGCGAGGTGCTGCGGCGGGTCCTGCTGCGTTACCAGGCGCTGGGGCTGACGCCGGTGGTGGCGGTGGAACTGGAGTTCTACCTGCTCGATGCGGACCTCCTGGTGGACGGCCGCCCGCAGACCTCGATCAACCCGGCCACCGGGCAGCGCAACCGCACCACGCAGGTCTACTACATGGAAGACCTGAACGATTACCAGGCCTACACCGATGTGCTCGCCGACGTCTGCCGCGCCCAGGGCATTCCGGCCGACACCGCGGTGGCCGAGTACGCGCCGGGGCAGTTCGAGATCAACCTCAAGCACCGCGCCGACGCGCTGGCCGCATGCGATGACGCGATCTACCTCAAGCGCGCGATCAAGGCGGTCGCCGGGCAGCAGAAGATGATCGCCAGCTTCATGGCCAAGCCTTTCGTGGACCAGGCCGGCAGCGGCACGCATATCCATGTCAGCCTGCTCGACCGCGAAGGCCGCAATGTCTTCGCCGGCACGCCGGAGACGCCAAGCCCGGCGATGCTCGCGGCCATCGGCGGCCTGCAGCGCACCTCCAGCGACTGCATGCTGATGTTCGCGCCGCATGCCAACAGCTACCGCCGCTTCGTGCTCAACGCCTTCGTGCCGTTGAATGACTGCTGGGGCTACAACAACCGCACGGTGGCGATGCGCATCCCGCATAGCGACCCGGCCAACACCCGCATCGAACACCGCATTGCCGGCGCCGACGCGAACCCCTACCTGGTGACGGCCGCGGTGCTCGCCGGCATGCTGCACGGACTGGAGGGCGGCTTCGACCCCGGCCCGCCGATTGTCGGCAACGCCTACGAACAGACCGAGCCGCGCACACTCTACTGGCGCGACACCATCGCCGATTTCATGCGCAGCGAGTTCATTGCCGACACCTTCGGCGCCGAGTTCCGCCACATCTACGGCCAGCAGAAGCTCAAGGAGCAGCAGAGATTCTACCGCGAAGTCACGACCCTCGAATACGAGTGGTACTTGCGGCAGGTTTGA
- a CDS encoding gamma-glutamyl-gamma-aminobutyrate hydrolase family protein, with amino-acid sequence MAGPALIGVPSDRRQIEPHPFQAVGEKYVRAIIDAQVGVPLLLPSLDPPLDLEALLPRFDGIFLTGSPSNIEPHHYSDEPSWEGNLHDPHRDATTLSLVQIAVRHRIPLLAVCRGLQEVNVAFGGTLLQKVHETIGHHDHREDKTQPLDVQYAPAHSITLTPGGMLHAVAGADDVMVNSLHGQGIARLGDGLVVEARAPDGLIEAVRLASDDTFLLAVQWHPEWKVRENPFYLGIFERFAAAVRARAASRS; translated from the coding sequence ATGGCGGGACCAGCGCTCATTGGCGTGCCTTCCGATCGTCGACAGATCGAACCGCACCCGTTCCAGGCAGTCGGCGAGAAGTACGTCCGCGCGATCATCGACGCCCAGGTCGGCGTGCCGCTGCTGCTTCCCTCGCTGGATCCGCCGCTGGACCTCGAAGCGCTGCTGCCCCGGTTCGACGGGATCTTCCTGACCGGCTCGCCGAGCAACATCGAGCCGCATCACTACAGCGACGAGCCGAGTTGGGAAGGCAACCTGCACGATCCGCACCGCGATGCGACCACGCTGTCGCTGGTGCAAATCGCGGTGCGCCATCGGATTCCGCTGCTGGCCGTGTGCCGCGGGCTGCAGGAGGTCAACGTGGCCTTCGGTGGCACCCTGCTGCAGAAGGTGCACGAGACCATCGGCCACCACGACCACCGCGAGGACAAGACCCAGCCGCTCGATGTGCAGTACGCACCGGCGCATTCGATCACGCTGACGCCGGGCGGCATGCTCCACGCCGTCGCCGGCGCTGATGACGTGATGGTCAACTCGCTGCACGGCCAGGGCATCGCTCGTCTTGGCGATGGTCTGGTCGTCGAGGCGCGCGCGCCGGATGGACTGATTGAAGCAGTGCGCCTCGCCAGCGACGACACTTTCCTGCTGGCAGTGCAGTGGCACCCGGAATGGAAAGTGCGCGAGAACCCCTTCTACCTCGGCATCTTCGAACGCTTCGCTGCGGCGGTGCGAGCGCGGGCCGCATCGAGAAGCTGA
- a CDS encoding FAD-binding oxidoreductase has protein sequence MSHVPALNEADHAAGPHPSWYSATAQAAPDHPALQGSLRADVVVLGGGICGLSTAIELAERGYSVVVLEGERVGWGASGRSGGQAIFGYGCEMGKIARQIGIDDARKLFDWSVEGVDLIAERCRRYAIDCDLRPGHAHVAIKPRQVEELKHWQHDLVENYGYTGTELWDRARLQQTLSTERYAALLYDPRSAHLPPLNYTLGLARAALSLGVRIREGSRVTRIVEGSEVVFGCEGGEVRARFGVLAGNAWLTGLVPQLEDRIMPVGTYICASQPLGAERAQALIRNGMAVADINFVLDYFRLSSDHRMLFGGRVSYSGIDPPALGPRMRARMHQVFPQLKDLDVDHVWGGYVDISMSRAPHWGRISPNLYFAQGFSGHGIAATGLAGRVIAEAIHGQATRLDVYARIPHHKFPGGRALRTPALVLAMLWFRMKDWL, from the coding sequence CTGAGTCACGTTCCCGCGTTGAATGAGGCAGATCATGCCGCAGGCCCACATCCCTCCTGGTACTCCGCAACCGCCCAGGCCGCGCCCGATCACCCGGCGCTGCAGGGCAGCCTGCGCGCGGATGTGGTGGTGCTCGGCGGCGGGATCTGCGGCTTGTCCACCGCGATCGAACTGGCCGAGCGCGGCTACTCGGTGGTGGTGCTGGAGGGCGAGCGGGTGGGCTGGGGCGCATCCGGGCGCAGCGGCGGACAGGCGATCTTCGGCTACGGCTGCGAGATGGGGAAGATCGCCCGCCAGATCGGCATCGACGATGCGCGCAAGCTGTTCGACTGGTCGGTCGAGGGCGTCGACCTGATCGCCGAGCGCTGCCGGCGCTACGCGATCGACTGCGATCTTCGGCCCGGCCATGCGCACGTGGCGATCAAGCCGCGCCAGGTCGAGGAGCTCAAGCACTGGCAGCACGACCTGGTGGAGAACTACGGCTACACCGGCACCGAGCTCTGGGACCGCGCCAGGCTGCAGCAGACGCTGTCGACGGAACGCTACGCGGCGCTGCTGTATGACCCACGCAGCGCCCACCTCCCCCCGTTGAACTACACCCTGGGGCTGGCGCGCGCGGCGTTGTCGCTGGGCGTGCGTATCCGCGAGGGCAGCCGCGTCACGCGCATCGTCGAAGGCAGCGAGGTGGTGTTCGGTTGCGAGGGCGGCGAGGTGCGCGCGCGCTTCGGCGTTCTCGCCGGCAATGCCTGGCTGACTGGTCTGGTGCCGCAGCTGGAAGACCGCATCATGCCGGTCGGCACCTATATCTGCGCCAGCCAGCCGCTCGGCGCGGAGCGCGCGCAGGCGCTGATCCGCAACGGCATGGCGGTGGCCGATATCAACTTCGTGCTCGACTATTTCCGCCTGTCATCCGATCACCGGATGCTGTTTGGCGGACGCGTCAGCTACTCGGGCATCGACCCGCCGGCCCTCGGGCCGCGGATGCGTGCGCGCATGCACCAGGTCTTCCCGCAGCTGAAAGACCTCGACGTCGACCACGTCTGGGGCGGCTATGTCGACATCAGCATGAGCCGCGCACCCCACTGGGGCCGGATCTCGCCCAACCTCTATTTCGCCCAGGGTTTCTCGGGACACGGCATCGCGGCCACGGGCCTGGCGGGACGGGTGATCGCCGAGGCCATCCACGGCCAGGCTACGCGCCTGGACGTATACGCGCGAATTCCGCACCACAAGTTCCCCGGCGGCCGCGCGCTGCGCACGCCGGCGCTGGTGCTGGCCATGCTGTGGTTCCGGATGAAGGACTGGTTGTAA